The Acidimicrobiales bacterium sequence GATCGAGGACGCCGACCTCGCCGGACCGCTCGACATCGCCGCGTGTGACCGTCTGGAGATCCGCGGGTCGTCGCTCGCGGGTGTCAGCTTCACCGGCGGTGGCGATGTCGAGATCGAGGCCGTGGACTGTGCCTTCACCGACTGCGATCTCAGCGGTCTGCGGTTCACGCAGCTTCAGACCTCCTCGTTCGTCGGATGCAAGCTGTCCGGCGTCGATCTGACATCGGCGCTGTTGCGAGACGTGCGCATCGAACGGACGGTGCTGCGGCTCACGTCCATCCGCATGGCCGAGATGGAGCGGGTGGCGTTCGTCGACAGCACGCTCGAGGAGATCGACTGCTACGAGACCCGGTTCGCCCACGTGGACGTCACGGGTTCGGCCCTACGCGAGGTGGAACTCGACAAGGCCACGTTCTTCCGCGTCGACCTCCGGGGGGCCCTCGAGCTCGACCTGCGGAAGTGTCGTCGGTTCGACGGCTGCCTCATCACCGACGACCAGGTCCTGGCGCTCGCGTACGTGCTCGCGGGGGCGACGGGAATCTCGATCGACCGTTCCGCGTTGGAGACAGACGATGACTGATGCACCTGACCGCAGCGACGAGTGGGAGCGCCTCCGGACGGCCCACCTCGCGCCCGCCGAGAACCGCCCGCGGTCGTCGGCCAGAGGGGTCCACCATGTCGCCCTGCTGTCCCATGACGTCGAACGGACGATCGCGTTCTACCAGGACCTGCTCGGCTTCCCGTTGACCGAGCTGTTCGAGAACCGTGATTACGAGGGATCGACCCACTTCTTCTTCGACATCGGCAACGGCAACGCGCTCGCGTTCTTCGACTTCCCGGGTCTCGGGCTCGAGGACTACGCCGAGGTGCTCGGCGGGCTCCACCATCTCGCGATCTCGATGCCGCCCGACGAGTGGGCCGACAAGAAGGCCCGGCTCGAGGCCGCCGGCGTCGACCTCCACCAGGTCGAGACCTCGCTCTACTTCCGCGACCCCGACGGCGCCCGCATCGAACTCATCAGCGACCCCCTCGGCGAGATGTACGGCACCCCCATCGGCTGAGTTGAGACGCCGGGGTCAGAGTCCCGTCCCACCTTCGGTCGGCTCGTAGCGCCACCCGGCGCCGTCGGTCAGGACCCGGCCGACCGGATCGACGGGGAAGTGGGTGCCGGCGATGACGGCGCCGGACCGGGCGTGTTCCGCGAAGAAGTCCTTGCGGGTGCGCCGGGCCAGGTCGGCATCGTGGTCACCGACCTCGGCGATGTCGGGCGCGGCGAACTGGAACGGATGGTGGAGCAGATCGCCGGTGATGACGAGGGTGTCGGCGGTGGTCGCGACCTCGATCGACACGTGGCCCGGCGTGTGCCCCGGCGTCGACACCAGCCGGAGACCGTCGCCGAGATCGTGATCGGCGGCCACCTCGTCGGCGAGTCCGGCGCGCAGGATCGGCTCGATCGACTCGGCGAAGGGACCGGCATCGCGGGCCCGCACCTCCTCCGACGACGCCCACTCGAGCTCGTCGCCCACGTAGAGATGCCGCGCATTGGGGAACGTCGGCCGCCACTCGCCGTCGACGCAGTGCGTGTCCCACCCGATGTGGTCCTCGTGGAGATGGGTGTGGACGACGAGATCGACGTCGGGCGGCTCCACACCGCACGCCCGCAGCTCATCGAGCCAGGGCAGGTCCAGTCCGTTCCAGAACGGCATGTTGAGGTGCTTGCCGTTGCCGACGCAGGGGTCGACGAGGATGATGCGCCCCGCATGGCGGAGGACGAACGCCTGCACCCGGAACGTGATCGCGGCGCCACCCTCATCCGCCATGCCGGCGGGTAGCCAGGCGAGCGACGGCTGCACATCCGCCGCCGACGCGTCCGGGTAGAAGGCCTCGACGGGGACGTGGCGGGTTTCGGCCTCGACGAGCGAGGTGATCGTCGTGTCGCCGATGTGCCAGGTCGCGGGGGAGGCCATGGGTCACGGTAGCAATCCTCGGCGTGGCGATGGCCGCCCAATACCCTGACCGGATGTCCGTCACCCTCGTCGTCATGGCCGCCGGTCTCGGCTCGCGCTTCGGGGGCACGAAACAGCTCGAGCAGGTGGGCCCCAACGGCGAGGCGTTCCTCGACTTCTCGATCCTCGACGCCACCGCGGCGGGCGCGGAGAAGGTCGTCCTCATCGTCCGCAGCGAGATCGAGGACGACGTGCGCCGCCATGTCGAGCCCCGCCACCCGGACCTCGACATCGCCTACGTCCTCCAGGACCGCCACGGACCGAAGCGGGACAAGCCGTGGGGCACCGGCCATGCCGTGCTCACCGCGGCGCCGGAAGTGGACGGGTCGTTCATCGTGGTCAACGCGGACGACTACTACGGGCGCAGCACGTACGCATCAGCCGTGCCCCTCGTGGCCGAGCTGCCGCCGAACCGGGCGCTGCTCGCCGGCTTCAAGCTGGCCCACACGCTGCCGGCGGACGGCGAGGTCAG is a genomic window containing:
- a CDS encoding VOC family protein produces the protein MTDAPDRSDEWERLRTAHLAPAENRPRSSARGVHHVALLSHDVERTIAFYQDLLGFPLTELFENRDYEGSTHFFFDIGNGNALAFFDFPGLGLEDYAEVLGGLHHLAISMPPDEWADKKARLEAAGVDLHQVETSLYFRDPDGARIELISDPLGEMYGTPIG
- a CDS encoding pentapeptide repeat-containing protein, with protein sequence MDEPYADPPRSTGPLTTPGEDAVVDIDDRWGSIEDADLAGPLDIAACDRLEIRGSSLAGVSFTGGGDVEIEAVDCAFTDCDLSGLRFTQLQTSSFVGCKLSGVDLTSALLRDVRIERTVLRLTSIRMAEMERVAFVDSTLEEIDCYETRFAHVDVTGSALREVELDKATFFRVDLRGALELDLRKCRRFDGCLITDDQVLALAYVLAGATGISIDRSALETDDD
- a CDS encoding MBL fold metallo-hydrolase, with amino-acid sequence MASPATWHIGDTTITSLVEAETRHVPVEAFYPDASAADVQPSLAWLPAGMADEGGAAITFRVQAFVLRHAGRIILVDPCVGNGKHLNMPFWNGLDLPWLDELRACGVEPPDVDLVVHTHLHEDHIGWDTHCVDGEWRPTFPNARHLYVGDELEWASSEEVRARDAGPFAESIEPILRAGLADEVAADHDLGDGLRLVSTPGHTPGHVSIEVATTADTLVITGDLLHHPFQFAAPDIAEVGDHDADLARRTRKDFFAEHARSGAVIAGTHFPVDPVGRVLTDGAGWRYEPTEGGTGL
- a CDS encoding NTP transferase domain-containing protein — its product is MSVTLVVMAAGLGSRFGGTKQLEQVGPNGEAFLDFSILDATAAGAEKVVLIVRSEIEDDVRRHVEPRHPDLDIAYVLQDRHGPKRDKPWGTGHAVLTAAPEVDGSFIVVNADDYYGRSTYASAVPLVAELPPNRALLAGFKLAHTLPADGEVSRGVCEVDGDRLTSLVETHGIGRRADGTVTSTDPVATLTDDTVMSMNFWGFPHRVFDELEAGFAAFLQEHGREEKAEYLLPSVVHELMASGELTVGVVPTDEPWVGVTNPADLEVARTTIAQLRA